In Sphingobacterium sp. R2, the genomic stretch CACGGGTAGGTTATACAGGTTGTTTAAAACGCCTGATTCCTTCATCGTTAGCTAAAAAGTCGAGATAGCCGGCAGCTGAAACGGTAACTTTTAGGTAATCCGTATTGCAGCGGAATATCCTTTTTCACTGTTATTTTACTCATCTCTCAAACTCACAACCGGATTGATAAGGGCTGCTTTGATCGCGTGATAACTCATGGTGAATAATGCTATGATGAGCGCGCCCAATCCTGCAGCAACAAAGATATCCCAGGTGATAGCAATGCGATACGTGTATTCGCTCAGGAGGTGATCGGCAATATAATAGGCGATCGGAAAGGCAACCAAGCAGGAGAGAACGACCAGCAGTACAAAGTCCTGCGACAGCATCCGCATGATCTTAAAAATTGAAGCCCCCAGTACTTTATGGATGCCGATCTCTTTCGTTCTGTTCTCTGCCATATAGGCGGTAAGTCCAAATAGACCGAGACAGGAAATAAAAATGGTCAACAGTGCGAAAAGGCTCGAAAGTGTGCCCAACTGTTGAAAGTCTTTGAATTTTTCTGCATAATTACGGTCTACAAAAGAGTATTCAAAGGGATAGTCGGGATTATAAGCTTTAAAGATCTTCTCCATAGCCGTAAGTGCTTCGGAAGTGCTTACATGATCGTTTAGGCATATATTTGTTACCTGAGTGCCTGAGAAAGCGCCCTGAATGACGAGTGGAGAAATAGCGCTGAAAGGCGATTCTTGAATAAAATCTTTCACTACGCCTACAATATGCCATTTTCTGCCATCAACAACCGTTTTGCCAATCGGATCGTCGAAATTAAATACTTTGGCAGCCGATTCGTTAATAATCATTGCCCCAGAGTCCGTTGGAAATTGAGTTAGGTCAAAATCCCTTCCCGCAACGAGTTCGAGCTCCGCGGTCTTGACCAAATTTTCATCGGCTCCCATTCGGGCAAAAATAGTGTTGTCGTCTTTGGGCTTACCATCCCATTCCATGTAGTTAAAACTCATCGTTTTCGTGAGTGGTGCGGATGTCCTTGAAACCTGCTTGGCAATACCGGATGACAGCAATTCATTTTTTATCAGTAAGCTATTTTTGCGGATGTCTCCCTGATCGACGATACTCACCAACCTATCTTTGTTATATCCGGTTTCCCTATTTTGAGCGTGTTTGATTTGGCGCTGAATAGATAACGTTGTGACGATCAGTATGATTGCAATACAGAATTGCGAAACAACTAGGACTTTACGCGGGTTGAATGTCTGTTGAATATGGAGATATTTACCTTTGAGTACTTTTGTTGGGAGGAAAGAAGACAAATAAAATGCGGGATAGCTTCCTGAAAGAATTCCGGAAACGAAAATAAAACCTGCAAAAACGGCCCAGAAAAGAAGATCGTCAAACGGAATAACAAGTTCTCTCGAAACCAATTCATTAAAATAGGGAAGTGTGATTAGCGTGATCAATAACGATAATAAGCCCGAAATAAAGGAAATCACCATTGATTCGGTAAGGAACTGTCCGATCAGCAGTTTTTTACTTGCCCCCACAACTTTTCGGACACCCACTTCCTTCGCCCTTTTTTCGCTCTGCGCCGTGCTCAGATTCATGAAATTAATGCTGGCAATAAGAAGGATCAAACAGGCAATAGCAATGAAAGAGCGGACCATGATAATGCGTGGTGAAGTCGGCTTTCCTTGCGCTGTAAATTTGCTATACAACCACTGGTCGCCAATGGGTTGAATAAAATTGGCAACTTTGGTGTCTGTGTGCTTTCTTAAATAATATTGGATATTCTTTTGGAATTGATCGATATTGACGTTTTGATGTAACTTGATGTACGTTTGTATGGAATTATTACCCCAATAATCATCCGAATAGCCTATTTTTTCCATTAATGTCCAAGGCACCAGATAGGTGCTTCCTTTCATAAACGAATGATCTGGAATGTCTTCGATAATTGCAGACACCGTTGACACTTGGGTGCTGTCCAATCGGATCGTCTGATTGATAGGGTTTGAATGCCCAAATAATCTTTCTGCCAAAGATTTTGTCAAGACAATCTGATTGGGGTTTTTTAATGCCTCCTGTGGATTGCCCGCAATCACTTTATAATCAAATAGGTTTAGGAAGGTGCTATCTACGAAGACACCGGGTTCTTTTGCAAGCTTTATATCCTGACGGGTTAATAAAAATCCGGTCCCCTTATCCACGCGTGTAATGGTCTGTATTTCTGGAAAGTCAGTTTTTAAAGCCCGAGCCATTGGTTTTGGGGTATAAAAATGCTCCACGCTTTCACCTGCCCACACGTCTTTCATGCCTACTGCATAGATCCGATCGTTATCGGCATAAAATCGGTCAAAGTTAAATTCGCTCCGCACCCATAACATGATCAAAATGGCGGCGGTCATTCCAGAAGCAAGCCCAATACTATTAATTGCGGTAAAACCACTATTTTTTGAAAGGTGGCGAAAAGCTATTTTAAAATAATTCAAAATCATAATAACACGTTGTGCAGTTATGCCGTCCAATTTATTTGCCAATAATTCAAAACGCTGTAAATGAGCTGTTAAAATTCTTTCTGAATCAGTTTCTTGTTCGGACGCGAACGGTATTTGTTCGAAAACGGACAGTTCGATTACCAATCTAAGAGGGGGACTAGCAGTAGGGTAGCTAGTAGATCGCATGATTAGTGATTAAAAATCTATGGATATGAAGAGCGCATTCGTCAAACTTTCAAAAAGCCGAATAAGCAGTCAGAGGCTTATTCGGCAGATGATATTATTTATTTTCCCTTTTCGAACAAAGCTGAAAAGCTACCAATCCAATCAATAGCCCAGCGACAACAGTTTTCCCTATGAAAGCTTTTTTATTATACTTCCATTCGGCACCCAGTCCAAGTTCTTTGGCGATATTGGGAAGATGGCCTTTCGAGATGTCTTCAACAACACCTTCCAGCATATCGACACGGTCTGCCAGTACCAGCGGGAGCCAGCGGCCGTAGCTGGATTCGCTATACGTAAAGGCAAAGCGTCGAATGGCGCCACTCAGTCCTTTGGGTGGATTGCCCGTTCCGTAAACTGCTGTTAGGTTGGGGCGCTCGACAGAATGCAGTATCTCAACCGTTTCTTCCTGCAATGGGGGGCGCTGCCAGGAATAGCCCTGATGTTCTTGGTTGTTTCGTTTTTTGATGGGATAGGTGGGGTCGTTTTTGGGGTCAAAATCGATTCCCCAGCCCTTGATATGCCCATATTCCGATTGTCTATCGTTGATAAAATCTTCGGGTGTAGTTTGATCTGTTATCATAGTAAAATATCTTAAATCGAAGCCGATGGTGGAATTAACACAGTTTTGATACAATGATCCAATTTGGAAGAGAAGAGGTGATATGCATCACCGACTTCTTCGAGTGGAACCCGATGTGTAATCAGCTCTTTGGGATTGATAACGCCATCCTTTACATGTTGGATCAGTTTGGGTAGCAGCCGCTTCACCGAAGCTTGGTTGGCCCGTATGGTGATTCCTTTATTTAACACATTGCCAATAGGAACCAAACTATTTGTAGGGCCATAGACGCCTACAATAGACACGATACCCCCTTTTTTTACGCTATTAATCGCCCAGTGCAATGCCGTGGTCGATCCGCCCTGTAGCATCAGGTATCTTCCCAGAAGACTATTCATGGTGTTACCTGCCGCCTCACAGCCCACCGCATCGATGCACACATCTGCGCCGAGTGAATCGGTGACCGTTTTGATAAAAACGACGGGATCGCCTATGGAGCGGAAATTGACTGCCTCACACTGAGCGTAGCGTTCGGCAAATTCCAGCCGATAGTCGAC encodes the following:
- a CDS encoding ABC transporter permease, which gives rise to MRSTSYPTASPPLRLVIELSVFEQIPFASEQETDSERILTAHLQRFELLANKLDGITAQRVIMILNYFKIAFRHLSKNSGFTAINSIGLASGMTAAILIMLWVRSEFNFDRFYADNDRIYAVGMKDVWAGESVEHFYTPKPMARALKTDFPEIQTITRVDKGTGFLLTRQDIKLAKEPGVFVDSTFLNLFDYKVIAGNPQEALKNPNQIVLTKSLAERLFGHSNPINQTIRLDSTQVSTVSAIIEDIPDHSFMKGSTYLVPWTLMEKIGYSDDYWGNNSIQTYIKLHQNVNIDQFQKNIQYYLRKHTDTKVANFIQPIGDQWLYSKFTAQGKPTSPRIIMVRSFIAIACLILLIASINFMNLSTAQSEKRAKEVGVRKVVGASKKLLIGQFLTESMVISFISGLLSLLITLITLPYFNELVSRELVIPFDDLLFWAVFAGFIFVSGILSGSYPAFYLSSFLPTKVLKGKYLHIQQTFNPRKVLVVSQFCIAIILIVTTLSIQRQIKHAQNRETGYNKDRLVSIVDQGDIRKNSLLIKNELLSSGIAKQVSRTSAPLTKTMSFNYMEWDGKPKDDNTIFARMGADENLVKTAELELVAGRDFDLTQFPTDSGAMIINESAAKVFNFDDPIGKTVVDGRKWHIVGVVKDFIQESPFSAISPLVIQGAFSGTQVTNICLNDHVSTSEALTAMEKIFKAYNPDYPFEYSFVDRNYAEKFKDFQQLGTLSSLFALLTIFISCLGLFGLTAYMAENRTKEIGIHKVLGASIFKIMRMLSQDFVLLVVLSCLVAFPIAYYIADHLLSEYTYRIAITWDIFVAAGLGALIIALFTMSYHAIKAALINPVVSLRDE